The Chitinophagales bacterium genome contains a region encoding:
- the kdsB gene encoding 3-deoxy-manno-octulosonate cytidylyltransferase produces the protein MNITGIIPARYASSRLPGKPLLKIAGKPMIQWVYEQASKAKKLDRVIVATDDQRIMDCVKGFGGSVVMTSAEHKNGTERIAEVAQKSESDAFINIQGDEPFIAPEQIDQIAALLESGAEIATLVKQISAQEEIQDTNTVKVVRSLSGKALYFSRHPIPFYRNSSGEKVFWQHIGIYGFNKAVLAQLVQLPVSPLEKAESLEQLRWLENGYEIYTTVTNISNISIDTELDLLQAQKLLKQ, from the coding sequence ATGAATATAACAGGAATAATTCCAGCGCGCTATGCTTCGAGTCGCTTGCCGGGTAAGCCCTTGCTGAAAATTGCAGGCAAACCTATGATTCAATGGGTTTATGAACAAGCCTCCAAAGCAAAAAAACTCGATCGTGTGATTGTAGCTACCGATGATCAAAGAATTATGGATTGTGTAAAAGGCTTTGGAGGATCAGTGGTAATGACTTCAGCTGAACATAAAAACGGTACAGAACGCATTGCTGAAGTAGCTCAAAAATCCGAGAGTGATGCTTTTATCAATATACAGGGTGATGAACCCTTTATAGCACCTGAACAGATTGATCAAATTGCGGCACTTCTTGAATCGGGAGCAGAAATAGCTACACTTGTAAAACAGATTTCCGCACAAGAAGAAATTCAAGATACGAATACCGTAAAAGTTGTGCGCAGCCTATCGGGTAAAGCATTGTATTTCAGCAGGCATCCCATTCCTTTTTACCGCAATAGCTCAGGTGAAAAAGTATTTTGGCAGCATATTGGCATTTACGGTTTTAACAAAGCTGTTTTGGCCCAACTTGTACAACTTCCTGTTAGCCCTTTGGAAAAGGCCGAATCACTGGAACAACTGAGGTGGCTAGAAAACGGATATGAGATTTATACCACAGTGACCAATATCAGCAATATATCCATCGATACCGAGCTTGACCTGCTACAAGCCCAAAAACTTTTAAAGCAATAA
- a CDS encoding T9SS type A sorting domain-containing protein encodes MKKLSFTLLIALFAFTGLKAQSFVQVIHNSPDTSVATLDVYINDSLYSELDNISFREATPFLTVASGVPIEIAIASDTSTSSAPAFDTLSLSPLMSGQSYILHATGVINTAVYPSNPDTISTAFQLIAAGGPSALPVPDSVDLLIAHGALDAPTLNVVVLETDQTLRTVVPNIPFKGFSSQGGNPAYVRLAADDGLVTLRDMSNNPIPGFMGQPRTFYAALSLLDEANGVVFASGFLDQSQSSAFGLYIATPLGDVIKIPEINSAAQFINNAADPATEEIDIYVVEQMTGNNGIIQYIDNLGFRKATPYTPFPSEVPLKIIAVPAGGTLADSLAVISDYSATGTAPNTLYSVIANGVLDPNDYTANPDGASIDFDLYVYDQARGQAQNSGEVDVLSFHGATDAPTIDIDIRELQGTEIEGLSYGEFSPNGYASFVAQNIILDVLEETTGDTITSHTATLSIAGGAAVTVFASGFVDDSQGETFGLFAALPINALGTGYVLQLPYYDPTFVSEVEVFNELSLYPNPSAEFLRVNYSLKESSAFEIRFVDAKGRLIEARDLGTVSTGNNYEEFNVSGLASGTYFMQMIIDNKGFVVKPVVVSNQ; translated from the coding sequence ATGAAAAAATTAAGTTTTACTTTATTAATCGCGCTTTTTGCCTTTACGGGGCTCAAAGCTCAATCGTTTGTTCAGGTGATTCACAATTCACCGGATACTAGTGTTGCCACACTTGATGTTTATATCAATGATTCGCTTTATTCTGAATTAGATAACATTTCATTTAGAGAGGCTACCCCATTCTTAACTGTAGCTTCAGGTGTTCCAATTGAAATCGCGATTGCTTCTGATACAAGTACATCTTCTGCTCCGGCTTTTGATACATTATCACTTAGTCCACTGATGAGTGGTCAGAGTTATATTTTGCATGCTACAGGAGTTATTAATACAGCTGTTTACCCAAGTAATCCTGATACAATTTCTACTGCATTTCAGTTGATTGCTGCTGGAGGACCAAGTGCTTTGCCAGTACCGGACTCAGTTGATTTACTTATAGCACATGGAGCTCTTGATGCACCAACATTGAATGTTGTTGTTTTGGAAACGGATCAGACGCTTCGAACTGTAGTGCCTAATATACCTTTTAAAGGATTTTCTTCACAAGGAGGGAATCCTGCCTATGTTAGGTTAGCTGCTGATGATGGTTTAGTTACATTAAGAGACATGTCCAATAATCCTATACCTGGCTTTATGGGGCAACCTCGAACTTTTTATGCCGCTTTAAGTCTTTTAGACGAAGCTAACGGAGTGGTGTTTGCTTCAGGTTTTTTAGATCAATCTCAATCAAGTGCTTTTGGGCTTTATATTGCTACGCCACTTGGAGATGTAATCAAAATACCTGAAATTAACTCTGCTGCACAGTTTATTAACAACGCGGCAGATCCTGCTACTGAAGAAATTGATATCTATGTAGTAGAGCAAATGACGGGAAACAATGGCATTATTCAATATATTGATAACCTAGGTTTTAGAAAAGCTACACCTTATACACCTTTCCCATCTGAAGTTCCTTTAAAAATCATAGCAGTTCCGGCTGGTGGTACCCTTGCAGACTCATTGGCTGTTATTTCGGATTACAGCGCCACAGGAACAGCTCCTAATACTTTATACTCTGTAATTGCAAATGGAGTTTTGGATCCAAACGATTATACTGCTAACCCCGATGGAGCTTCAATTGATTTTGATCTATATGTTTATGATCAAGCCAGAGGCCAGGCACAGAACTCTGGAGAAGTAGATGTATTATCTTTTCACGGAGCTACAGATGCCCCTACAATTGATATAGATATACGGGAGTTGCAAGGTACAGAGATTGAAGGGCTGAGCTATGGTGAATTCTCTCCAAATGGTTATGCTTCTTTTGTTGCACAGAATATTATTTTAGATGTTTTAGAAGAAACTACGGGTGATACGATCACTTCCCATACAGCTACATTGTCAATTGCAGGTGGCGCAGCAGTAACGGTTTTTGCAAGTGGTTTTGTGGATGACAGCCAGGGAGAAACTTTTGGGTTGTTTGCTGCTTTGCCTATTAATGCCCTGGGTACTGGTTATGTACTTCAATTACCGTACTATGACCCCACCTTTGTTTCAGAAGTAGAGGTGTTTAATGAGCTCAGCCTTTATCCAAATCCAAGTGCTGAATTCCTGAGAGTTAATTACAGCCTGAAAGAAAGCAGTGCCTTTGAAATCAGATTTGTTGATGCCAAAGGTAGATTGATAGAAGCACGTGATTTGGGAACTGTTTCTACAGGAAATAATTACGAAGAATTCAATGTTTCCGGATTGGCTTCAGGTACTTATTTTATGCAAATGATTATTGACAACAAAGGTTTTGTAGTGAAACCGGTTGTGGTAAGTAATCAATAA
- a CDS encoding ribonucleoside-diphosphate reductase small subunit, which yields MAHKNEPLLEESNSRFVLFPIEYDEIWNMYKKAEASFWTTEEIDLNPDLKDWEKLNADERHFISHVLAFFAASDGIVNENLVLNFMKEVQIPEARCFYGFQIAIENIHAEAYSLLIDTYIKDPVEKDKMFNAIDTIPCVKKKADWAMKWIENAPSFAHRLVAFAAVEGIFFSGSFCSIFWLKKRGLMPGLSFSNELISRDEGLHCDFACLLFSMMNEKPGDEEVLSIITEAVEFEKEFVSDALPVSLIGMNAELMQQYIEFVADRLLISLGQDKHYHSKNPFPWMELISLQGKTNFFEKRVGDYQKAGVMAEKEKQQITFDEEF from the coding sequence ATGGCACACAAAAATGAACCATTATTAGAAGAAAGCAACAGCAGATTTGTACTGTTCCCCATTGAGTATGATGAAATATGGAATATGTACAAAAAAGCAGAAGCCAGTTTTTGGACCACTGAAGAAATCGACCTGAACCCCGATCTCAAAGACTGGGAGAAACTCAATGCCGATGAGCGACATTTTATCTCACATGTGCTCGCTTTTTTTGCTGCAAGTGATGGTATAGTGAATGAAAACCTGGTACTCAACTTCATGAAAGAAGTACAGATTCCCGAAGCCCGTTGCTTTTACGGTTTCCAAATTGCCATAGAAAATATTCATGCTGAAGCCTATAGTCTTTTGATCGATACCTATATTAAAGATCCGGTAGAAAAGGACAAAATGTTCAATGCCATAGATACCATTCCGTGTGTGAAGAAAAAAGCAGACTGGGCTATGAAGTGGATAGAAAACGCTCCTTCTTTTGCGCACAGACTGGTTGCTTTTGCAGCAGTAGAAGGCATTTTCTTTTCGGGCAGTTTCTGTTCTATTTTCTGGCTCAAGAAAAGAGGCCTCATGCCCGGCCTGTCATTCTCCAATGAACTCATTAGTCGTGATGAAGGCCTGCACTGCGATTTTGCCTGTTTGCTTTTCTCTATGATGAATGAAAAACCCGGTGATGAAGAAGTGCTCAGCATCATTACCGAGGCTGTTGAATTTGAAAAAGAATTTGTTTCTGACGCGCTACCCGTTTCTTTAATCGGTATGAATGCCGAATTGATGCAACAATACATTGAATTTGTAGCAGATCGCCTATTGATCAGCCTGGGGCAAGACAAACACTACCACAGCAAAAACCCTTTCCCCTGGATGGAACTCATATCCCTGCAAGGGAAAACCAATTTTTTCGAAAAAAGAGTAGGCGATTATCAAAAAGCCGGAGTAATGGCCGAAAAGGAAAAGCAGCAAATCACCTTTGACGAAGAATTTTAA
- a CDS encoding DUF4397 domain-containing protein, with the protein MKKLSITLLLSLLAIFGLQAQNANVQVIHNSPDPAAETVDVYVNGVLSIDDFSFREATVYMPIPANVSVTIDIAPDTSTTVASSIANFNIGSLIDGENYSVIVNGVIDPNDFTANPDGASTALDLYIYQPARPEAQPQTNVDILTFNGAPDAPSIEINIRELPGTQSDSIAYGNFSSGYESFQPQNVIIDLINKSTGDSIVSYSASLAIAGGAGITVFTSGFIDTAANQNAPSFALYAALPINFQDPNADLATVLPFPVYAVYDNPSDTLVYSAAQFIHNVSDPGLSSVDVHVFEDTSGNFNQLIDPVSLDFRQASVYLDIPAEIPLKIVVTSSGNGIEDSLVTLDYSGGFVENQNYSMIISGLLNPANFEANPNGQSTGLEFFVYEQAKKQAQMPTNVDVLFFHGATDAPAVDIDLREFPGTEVEDIAYGDFSPNGYTSFTPVDVTVDIINNATQDVLVTDTASLSQAGTFGITVFASGFLDIDANQNGAPFALYAALPVNTQDPNASVATALQLALYLPVSEVEVFNELSLYPNPSAEFLRVNYSLKESSAFEIRFVDAKGRLIEARDLGTVSTGNNYEEFNVSGLASGTYFMQMIIDNKGFVVKPVVVSNQ; encoded by the coding sequence ATGAAAAAACTAAGTATTACTTTATTGTTGTCCCTGTTGGCGATTTTTGGGCTGCAAGCTCAAAATGCAAACGTACAGGTGATACACAATTCACCTGACCCTGCTGCTGAAACTGTTGATGTATATGTCAATGGTGTTTTAAGTATTGATGACTTTTCGTTTAGAGAAGCAACAGTATATATGCCTATACCGGCAAATGTGTCTGTGACTATTGATATTGCTCCTGATACAAGTACTACTGTTGCAAGTTCCATAGCAAATTTTAATATTGGTTCACTTATAGATGGAGAAAATTATTCTGTTATTGTAAATGGTGTGATAGACCCAAATGATTTTACTGCAAATCCAGATGGCGCCTCAACTGCACTTGATCTTTATATTTATCAACCTGCAAGACCTGAAGCACAACCTCAAACGAATGTTGATATCCTGACTTTTAATGGCGCGCCTGATGCCCCGTCTATTGAGATAAATATAAGAGAGCTGCCCGGAACACAATCTGATAGCATAGCTTATGGGAATTTTTCTTCCGGCTATGAATCCTTTCAACCTCAGAATGTAATTATTGATTTAATAAATAAATCTACAGGAGATTCAATTGTTTCTTATTCTGCATCATTAGCAATTGCAGGTGGAGCTGGTATTACCGTTTTTACAAGTGGTTTTATTGATACTGCGGCCAATCAAAATGCTCCGTCATTTGCTTTATATGCTGCATTACCTATTAATTTTCAAGACCCCAATGCAGATTTAGCAACTGTATTGCCTTTTCCTGTTTATGCTGTTTATGATAATCCAAGTGATACCCTGGTTTATTCAGCTGCACAATTTATACATAATGTTTCTGATCCTGGTTTATCATCAGTTGATGTTCATGTTTTTGAAGATACTTCAGGAAACTTCAATCAGCTAATTGATCCTGTAAGCTTGGATTTTAGACAGGCTTCTGTTTACTTGGATATACCAGCGGAAATCCCTTTGAAAATAGTTGTCACATCTTCAGGCAATGGTATTGAAGACAGTTTGGTAACTCTTGATTATTCTGGTGGCTTTGTAGAAAATCAAAATTATTCTATGATAATTAGTGGTTTACTAAATCCTGCAAATTTTGAAGCAAACCCCAATGGACAATCTACCGGTCTTGAATTTTTTGTTTATGAGCAGGCAAAAAAACAGGCTCAAATGCCTACCAATGTAGATGTATTGTTTTTTCATGGCGCTACAGATGCACCAGCAGTAGATATTGATTTAAGAGAGTTTCCGGGTACTGAGGTGGAGGACATCGCTTACGGTGACTTTTCACCCAATGGCTATACCAGTTTCACACCTGTTGATGTAACTGTTGATATTATAAACAATGCTACCCAGGATGTTTTGGTAACAGATACTGCTAGTTTATCTCAAGCAGGTACTTTTGGGATTACTGTTTTTGCCAGCGGATTTTTAGATATCGATGCTAATCAAAATGGTGCGCCATTTGCATTGTATGCTGCATTGCCTGTTAATACCCAAGACCCAAATGCTTCTGTGGCTACAGCACTTCAACTGGCACTATATCTTCCTGTTTCAGAAGTAGAGGTATTTAATGAACTCAGCCTTTATCCAAACCCAAGTGCTGAATTCCTGAGAGTTAATTACAGCCTGAAAGAAAGCAGTGCCTTTGAAATCAGATTTGTTGATGCCAAAGGTAGATTGATAGAAGCACGTGATTTGGGAACTGTTTCTACAGGAAATAATTACGAAGAATTCAATGTTTCCGGATTGGCTTCAGGTACTTATTTTATGCAAATGATTATTGACAACAAAGGTTTTGTAGTGAAACCGGTTGTGGTAAGTAATCAATAA